The following proteins are encoded in a genomic region of Gloeomargarita sp. SKYB120:
- a CDS encoding glycosyltransferase, with protein sequence MKRRWSLDAWVLGLGLAALVVLGLSQVDTVAVRTAVLDLWVWGRATFRPWKTTLQALALPALLWLALTVVLKELSPTPNVFSRAVVGGITAFWGLRYLLWRGFATLNWDNGATAAVSLALFAAEAVNLLNTVLFYLHHLFQVDRSREADRWSRAVLEGTYLPWVDVLIPTYNESVDILRRTVIGCQAMDYPHKRVYLLDDGRRPEVKKLAQQLGCGYRDRPDNRHAKAGNLNHALPTIHGELVAVFDADFVPSRNFLERTVGFFQDPQTALVQTPQNFFNEDPISVNLGLEGIVSNEQTLFFRYIQPSRDWWDAVICCGTCFVVRRSVLDEIGGIPTGSITEDYFLSLQLQARGYRVKYLNEALSAGLAPETIGAFIDQRLRWGQGTLQLLFLGANVLTMPGLRWGQRFSHALGFLYWFLSLCRLVFLLAPLAYLLLDIPPLRATVDELIFFYLPYYISGVMCFSWLTENRRSVFWSDVYETLICLPMSLTVLKTLLAPYNKPFKVTPKGNRNPDRIQVNWRIAGPLLVLMGLSVLGLLRPVLGWTTVAVNPDSYIVNLLWATYNLMLLTVCVLAAIDVPQAPYPWFNRREACQLAVAGHVWTGETLALSEGGAVLVLPDAPSQVLARGRLTFVQPSPLAGLSLPVQVDAQGSQVQVTFLEMPLAALRRLIPHLYCQPYQWREVKVPEFKTLWAMVTSVLRLHPLAEV encoded by the coding sequence GTGAAAAGGCGGTGGTCACTGGATGCCTGGGTGCTGGGGCTGGGGCTTGCTGCCCTGGTGGTGCTCGGGTTATCGCAAGTGGATACGGTGGCGGTGCGAACGGCCGTTTTAGACCTGTGGGTCTGGGGTCGGGCCACCTTTCGCCCTTGGAAAACGACGTTGCAGGCGCTGGCGCTCCCGGCGCTTCTCTGGTTGGCCTTGACCGTGGTGCTCAAGGAACTGTCTCCGACGCCCAATGTCTTCAGCCGGGCGGTGGTCGGCGGCATTACGGCGTTCTGGGGACTGCGCTACTTGCTGTGGCGGGGGTTTGCCACCCTCAATTGGGATAATGGGGCAACGGCGGCGGTTTCCCTGGCACTTTTTGCTGCTGAGGCAGTAAACCTGCTCAACACGGTGCTGTTTTATCTGCATCACCTCTTCCAGGTGGACCGGTCACGAGAGGCGGACCGCTGGAGCCGGGCAGTTCTGGAGGGTACCTATCTGCCCTGGGTCGATGTGCTCATCCCTACCTACAACGAGAGTGTGGACATCCTACGCCGCACGGTTATCGGTTGCCAGGCGATGGATTACCCCCACAAACGGGTTTACTTGCTGGATGATGGCCGACGTCCCGAGGTCAAAAAGCTGGCCCAGCAACTGGGATGCGGCTACCGAGACCGCCCCGACAATCGCCACGCCAAAGCGGGCAATCTCAACCACGCCTTGCCCACGATTCACGGGGAATTGGTGGCCGTTTTCGATGCCGATTTTGTCCCCAGTCGCAATTTTCTGGAGCGCACGGTGGGCTTTTTCCAAGACCCCCAGACGGCGCTGGTGCAAACCCCCCAAAACTTCTTCAACGAAGACCCTATCTCGGTGAATTTGGGGCTGGAGGGGATTGTCAGTAACGAGCAAACTCTGTTTTTCCGCTACATCCAGCCGAGCCGGGATTGGTGGGATGCGGTCATTTGCTGCGGGACCTGTTTTGTGGTGCGCCGTAGCGTTCTTGACGAGATTGGCGGTATTCCCACCGGCAGCATTACCGAGGATTACTTCCTGAGCTTGCAATTGCAGGCGCGGGGCTACCGGGTCAAATACCTCAACGAGGCCCTGTCAGCGGGACTGGCACCAGAGACGATAGGAGCGTTTATCGACCAACGACTGCGATGGGGTCAAGGCACGCTGCAACTGTTGTTTTTGGGAGCGAATGTTTTGACTATGCCGGGGCTGCGGTGGGGTCAGCGTTTTTCCCATGCCCTGGGGTTCCTGTACTGGTTTTTATCCCTGTGCCGGCTGGTGTTTCTCCTAGCGCCGTTGGCCTACTTGCTGCTGGATATTCCACCGCTGCGGGCGACGGTTGACGAGCTGATTTTTTTCTACCTGCCCTACTACATCAGTGGGGTGATGTGTTTTTCCTGGTTGACCGAAAACCGGCGTTCTGTCTTTTGGTCGGACGTCTATGAGACTCTCATATGTTTGCCGATGTCCCTGACAGTGCTCAAGACGTTGCTGGCTCCCTACAACAAGCCGTTCAAGGTCACACCCAAGGGAAACAGGAACCCAGACCGCATCCAGGTGAATTGGCGGATAGCGGGGCCCTTGTTGGTGCTCATGGGGTTGTCGGTTTTGGGTCTCCTGCGCCCGGTACTCGGGTGGACAACCGTAGCGGTCAATCCCGATAGCTACATCGTCAACCTTCTGTGGGCAACCTACAACCTGATGTTACTGACGGTCTGTGTCCTGGCAGCGATTGACGTTCCTCAAGCGCCCTATCCCTGGTTTAACCGGCGCGAGGCCTGTCAATTGGCGGTGGCGGGTCACGTGTGGACGGGAGAAACCCTGGCGTTGTCGGAAGGCGGTGCGGTGCTGGTCCTGCCGGACGCTCCCAGCCAGGTCTTGGCCCGAGGGCGTTTGACCTTTGTGCAACCGAGCCCGTTAGCGGGGCTGAGTTTGCCAGTGCAGGTTGATGCTCAAGGATCCCAGGTGCAGGTAACGTTTCTGGAGATGCCGCTGGCGGCGCTGCGACGACTGATTCCCCATCTCTATTGCCAGCCCTACCAGTGGCGCGAGGTGAAAGTGCCGGAGTTCAAGACCCTGTGGGCAATGGTGACCAGTGTGTTACGGCTCCATCCGCTGGCGGAAGTTTGA